The genomic region ttattatatgtcCTTTAACTTTTACTTGGAGAATCACCTGCCATTTGTCAAGTGATTCTTCAAGTACTTTTCATATGTTAACCTTTCATTGTGCAGCCACAGGAATTGAGATTTGAAGACCTACCCTGCAGTTAAAAAGAAATCAGAGAAGCATTATTTTTTGAGAATGTTCAAgttattgtacattttttttctagttattattttttgaaactaGATAAGCTGTTAACACATTGCATGTATGCAGATTTAAAATGGTAAGAGTGAAAATGCTTAATCCCTTTATAACTTCCTTGTTCCTAAAATTACATATAGTAAAAGATTTGTTGTTATGATTTAAACTGTAACAAACTGTTTCAGAAATGTTAGAACCACTCTTACTGGATAAAATGTCTCAATTTTTCACTATAAATTTGGTAACCCTAATCATACTCCATTTATTATTATGCTTCAGTCCTTGACTATTTTTGACTCAAAAGGTGTAATTGATAATAGGAAGTCTAGGAACTTGTCAGTGAAAATAAATAGTAGTAAGTTATGTGTCAAACACTAAATTACAATATCTAATGCTAACAAGctttttattcatatatacacTTTCAATGTGCATAATTATCATGCAACAAATCTTCATCAGTagatgtctctctctctctctctctctcatacaCACATAAAATGACTTTGTGACTCCCTCTGTGTTATCTTACTGAActgtcattttttgttttgtagtgCTTGTGTTAAGATATTTTCACTAGTGGTCTCTCAAAGTGAATTTCAATTTTTGTAGCATTTATTTGTAGTTTACAACTTATAATTTCCAGTTACTGAAATTAAGTTGCCAGGTTTGTCTTTCTTTACTAACACAGTTGTATTTGGTTTACATTATGAAttccaaaataaatgttacaacatCAGAGGTTGTAATTATCAGCAATTAATCATTGAAAAAGTGAACATTATTTGAACCAACCTTCTTTTAATGTTGTCCAACTTACTCCTGAATAAGTCAAACCTATTGGGAAAATAGTGTGTGGTTTTTGACAGCCTTTTTCCTTCACTTGAATTTGCAAAGTTTCTTGCAGTTACTCCTGTGGGTTATGTTAGGTCCAATACAGTTTTTATGGACATGTTTTTACAGATATGTTCTGTTTTATCTCTTTTCAATTTTCTATAATTTTCCTTGTTACATGACACTTCTTCCTTTTGGTATTTGTATTTCTACCCTATCTTGATATTGTGATTCATGCCAAATATTTTGTATCTCAGTTACGTGATGGCCTTAGCATGTCTTGTCCTCTGTGGGATGTAGACTAGTTTTGTTTAACATACTGTCAGGTCAATTTTGTGTTCCCGGATTAGAACACTTCAAATTCATTTTACCTGTCTGAAAGCAAGTTCTGGTTGTCCTTTTCTCAGTTTTCACAATTTTATCTACTTTGTTTTACCCTCATGTCTATCCTGTGGTATTTGTCCTTCATCCACTCTCTCTTTGAGGTAATCCTGAAGATTTCTTGGAGgacttgtttgtttcagttacctCTGTTGTTCGATATTTTGGGGAGATATGCAGTTCTTTTCCAACTTTGTTTTTCATATCTTTGGAATTTTGGGTGGAATCTGTGAGACACTAGTCGACTCTTTCCTTGTTGTTGATTGTTTATCTCGAGAAGCCTCAATTATCCCCTATATCTTTTCTTCATTCTACTCTTTGCCAACGTTTAGTTGTTCTTTCCACAGGgggtttttcttattgtttttttatgttaagtgTCATGCCACTTTTTAAGACGTATCAACATGTCATTGGTATTAATGACTAGCCTGTGGGTTCTAATCTTGTGTTGGCTCATTTATTCCATTTTGGTCATTTATGGTGAGATTTTATCAGAGGGACTTGCCAGTCATTTCCTCATCTCTCTTCGATTGTCTGATTTCCTTTCCATTGCTGTTAGGATCCTTCCAAATGTAAGCACCTGTATGAGGTTGTAAAAGGTCTTCTTTTTCAATATGCCATTGGACCTGTAGTTTACTCTTCTTCAGGGTTTTATTCCAGGCTGTCTGtggttttcaaaaaaaaatatgaGACTGGTAGATTACAGTAGATCTGTCATGACTCAATTGCTTCATAATTTCTCACTCTCAGATGGACTTTTCCTCCAGGTACATGAATAATCAAGGTCAGTGTCTCAATTATTTTCTCCATGATTGGGTGGTTTCTCAATTTTGGATTTATGTGTCAGATTTTCATTTCACAGCTGGAAGTTGCTTCAGGTCTTTGTTTTATTGCAGAAGAGTCATATCATATCAATATCCTGTAAGTTTCAATGATTTTCTTCCTCTTGCCAACAGTTGTCTGGTTATGATCCATATAGACAATTTAATGGTCGTGATGTATCTCAGTCATCAAGGAAGTACCTGTTCTCATTCCCTTTGCTTTTGAACATTGAGTTTCCTCTTTTGGGCCTGTATGCAAGGTATTCATTTCCTTGTGTGTCATATTCCAGGTGCTTCCAACCTGGTTTTGGACTGTTTTTCTCTGTCTAACCAAATTTATCTGATGGAGTGGTCTTTAGATCCTCAGGTTTTTTAGTGGTTGTACACTCAAGTGGGTATCTCACATCTTGATGAATTTACCACTATCCCCAGTACCAAGTTACATCAGTTTTAGTCTCTGGTACCTCATCCACTTTTCTGGCTGTTAATGTATTTAGTCAAGATTGGACAAATTCTTTTGTGTTTATCCTCCTATCTGACTCCTTCACAGTGATTCTTATCATCCACTCTGAATCTGCTCCTTCTGGTTGTTCATTTTGACCTTTTTTGCACTGTTTCATATCCAGTATGTTCCACTGTTGACTGTTCCTAAAACTTCTGCTCTTTATCTTCAAGACTGTTTTTTACCAGTTCTTGGTGAGTAGCTTTTTTGTTGACATAATTTTTTCAACCATCTTCCATGGAGGTTTATCAGTGTAAATAGAATGTTTGCTCCATTTGTGTTTGGGCTGGGGGTTCTTTCCTGTTCATCCTACTGTTCCTATTATCGTGTATTTCCTCACTTGATTATTTGATCAGAGGTTTTTGGTCTCATTGATTACAGTTACAGACAGCCTTAGTCcatagattttgttttttctggtaCCTTAAAGTATTTGGTTCACCTTGTCTCTCCTGATATGTTTCTTTTGTAGTTCTTATGGTGTGCATCTGTTCCTGATTGGGAGGTTAGTGTAATACTTCATTACCTTATTTTACTTCTGTCTTAACCTTTTTCTTCTTGCTCCTTGTTTCATTTAACCTTACAAGGTTTTTTCATCATTGTTTTGGCCTGTTAATGTCATTGTTTGAATTTCTTTACTATCAACATGTCATTTCTCCTGTTTTTCCAAGACTAGGGAGGTTATTTCCTTGATGATTTGCCTTTTTAAATTTTCCATCTGTATTCCTGGTATGATCTGGATACATTTCTATGTCTCTTTTGTGCCCTTCATAGTTGTATTGCATCCACAGTTTCCTCTGTCATAATAATTTCCATCTGTTCATAATCTTTGTCCTTTCTCCCTTACCTGTTTGGTTTGGCTTTTAATTCAGTTAGCTTATTCTTCCTTGTATTCTTCTTCTCATCAGTTATTCCTGGTGTTTTACCATCAAATTAGATATCTCACTTTTTCCTTGGCATCACATCTATGTTGTTCCTAGGAGGAAATTCTTCAAATGGGCATATGGACCAATACTCATACTGTTATTGATCACTTTCTGCATCATGTTGCTGTTTTGTCTTTGTTGGGTTATCATCTTTTGCTTGTTGCCATTCTTCAAACATTTGTGGGATTATAATtcggtaagttttttttttccagggGTCTGTCCCATGTTTTAATTTGGTTCCCACTCTTTGGTGAGTGGTGCCATTCTTTTGGTTTTGTCTGCTTCTCAATTTAGGGTTTAGTAGTCAGCCATAGCACTGTCTCTAGTATGAATCTTCCTCTAGTCTTTCCGTTGCATCCCCTCATTTTTTCCTGTGAAGTACAAGAGTCCTTAACATTTTTTAGTTCTAAGTCTCCTCCTGAatgtgaaataaacataaaagaaaaggaaaaagcaTCCATTCAATTGAGAGTAGGGTGATGGTTTTCTGCTGGTGTAGATATGATTGGGATCCATTATTCTACTGTGGTTCAGCTTTGGATTTAAAGCTAAACCAATCAGTATCATCTTCACACGTGTAGTGCATTGAGTCTTGGATTTAGAGCTGAACCAATCAACATCATCACACACATGTAGTGCAGTTGAGATCCTTCAACCTTGTTCCACATGGATGTTGGTTCTCAGTGGTAGAGTTTTGGATTTAGaactgaaccaatcaacataGTTCTCACATGTGTTCAAGGTGTTCCTGCTCTTACTCAGTCTGTCTCAAATGCACTTGGTTGTTGCTCTTTTTCCTCCTCCTGCTATACCCTAAATGTCCTTATAGAAGGGATGGAACTGCATTTGGGGTGGTTTCAGTATGTTTGGATTGGAGAGGGATATATCTGTATTTCCACATGAGCACACGTGCTGTGTTTCCTATTTTGTGATGATAATTCTACCTCTAGTTGGCTGGACTTGAGTTGATGGTATGATCCTATTTCTTACCCCTGCTAGAATGTTGGTTCCCTGCAGATGAGTAATGGACTGAAGTTGACTTATCAttggtatgatcctcatcctacctCTGTTCCTGGTGGCAGAGTTTTAGACACAGTTGACTTGCTGTGTACAGTTTATCACACCAATAGCTATTCTACACCTTAGAACACACCTTTTTTACCCACAATAAAATATGCTCCTCCTTTTTGTCCACCTTGCTCAATCTTACTTTTTCCATGTCTGGACAAAGAGTATTCCTGGTACAGAAGTAGTGTGGACTTCTATGTATCATCCTTGTCTTTGAGGTCGCTTCTTGTAAGCTCAATTTTGCCTGGTCTTTTTAGCTATTGCGTGTAAATGGAAGTAAGGTACTTCTTTAATACTCTGACATACCAGCATTTTATTCTGAATATAAATCCTGTACTTACTAAGGATTTCATTGAGCTCAATAATCAGTTAAATTAATCCGACCAGTTATTCTAGTGTGAAATTTGGATAGTtggaaaaatagaaaatattaagcagaaacattaaattaattgatTGGTTTTGTGAATGTGAGTAATTGATTAATCTGAAAGactttgaattaaataaaagtattgatgAGCAatcataatggcaatattttgattacttggatagttggaataataaaaaacagtacaaTTAGTTTGATTTATGATattgatttaattgtaattttgatttattgattattttgcATGATATGAATCAATGCTGATAAGAACTCAGCACTAAATTTAAGTTGTTGCTGTGATTAGCTGTaatcataattttacttttattgtttaaatctaTAGTATTTTTAGACAAGTTGTGTACTTAGTTCATagtataatatagttttattttatttttggcaatCCAGTGACTACATTATAGAATTGTTTCATGTTAGCAAGTAATTGTTATCAAAAGTAAAGTAAATCATGCtagtgtttgttttgtgatgCATTTTGACTGCTTAAATGTTATGAAGCTGGTACTGAGAGACAGATGCctttagaaaattatttcttctgttgttttaatgttaacaattttgtttgtgTAAGATTCTGACTCTTTTTATTGCTATTCCTTATTTATTAGTCTCATATCTTTACTTACGaactttcacattttcatttaaagaaCAAACTTACTCCTTTAGTAATGTAAGAAATTATTTTGACAAGGAGTAGGCTGTTGGTAACTTTACCTTATGTACTCACAGAATTCTGTCTATGTATTGATCTGATACAAGTATAAAggaaaaatatgaatttatagTTCCAGTTatatctttttatgaatttttctttagttttctacAACAGAAGAATTTTTTCACCTTATCCAAGACCTTGATTAGAAAGTAAAGATTACTCTTAAATCCAGTTGGAAATTGTGGGAATAAAAATTAGTCTTTGGCAATTGTCatttaaaatactgaaagttTCATCAAACCTTGTGAAATGGCTGAAACAAAATTTGATCAGCTCACAGACAGACTTCAGAAGAGAGAGGACACAAGGCTAGCAGAACAGGAGAAGAGGAAAGCTGAAAGAGAATGGACTACTGCTGCTAAAGAACAAAATGATTTTTACAACAGTAACTTTACACAGATGAAAAGAGATGTTTACAAAAAACTGGATGAATGTCAAAGTGCTGATAAAAGTGAAGCTTTGAATATATTAGAAACCATTTCAAGGGATTATCAGAAACTTGAAAAACTTTTAGCAGAATCTACAATGTTTCTTCCATCTTATGATATCCGAGTAGCCCAggaaacattgaaaaatattcaAGAAGCAATTCAAGAAGCAGAAAACAAGTTCTtaccaaaaaaaaagtttgcatttaaaaataaaagaaaggcaGCTGTTGGAAAAGACATAATAGATAGTTTAATTAAAAGTAACGTTCGACAAGAAagaaaatttgatattaatgACTGTGGTtttaaaaaactttcaaatatgaACCTAGAAATGAACCAAAATGAAGTTAATAAGAAAGAGGTTGGACTCAACTCATTAGAAAATTGTACTGTACATATTTATGGAACACCTAGCACTGTCCATGCTATTGGCCTTAGAGGGTGTACAGTGTTAATTGGACCTGTCTCAACATCTATGTTTATTGAGAACTGTGTAGACTGTATATTTGCCATAGCTTGCCAACAATTGCGGGTCCACACAACCTCAAGAGTTACTTTTTATCTGCATGTTACAAGTAGAGCAATAATTGAAGATTCAACCGAATTAAAATTTGCTCCTTATTCATGGGACTATAAAGAACTTGATGAACATTTTGAATTAGcaggtttaaataaaacacagaataatTGGAATATGGTTGATGACTTCAACTGGCTGGCATTGGATGTACCATCTCCAAATTGGTCAATTTTAAAAGAAGATATGAGAGTCACCTCTTGGTGATTTTAACAGATGTAACTAACCATAACCTTTTCTGCAAGTAGATGTGTTTGAAAGTGAATTATTTTGGAACTATTCTTCGAAGTTTATCACTTAAGTGTAGCAAACTTATAATTTTAGAAAGAGATTTCatcattaaaaaaatagttttcagcTTGAGTGGGTGTATAAATCTATGATTTGTGTTTcatcagaaaaagaaaacatttcaaaaatttgtAGATGTGAAATTAACTTTGACATTAACTTATACCATAATGATTTAATATTCTTGATGTGATTTCACATTTTAACCAGTTTTCTAATTTGGAATATAAGCCTCTTAAAATGTAAGAATCATTGcttaatttcattaaaagtaaaaaacatgcaaaactgtgaaattttttattttgttttgctatGTTTTAACAATGCTTGTGATTACTTACATTACCTTTTAATAATAGTATaacttacaaattttaaaataaatatcgaCCTGGTTAGATAAGCATTTAATAAGCTAAGAAAATacaaagatgtttgttttaatttactttaaattggAGATTGAGTCATACGGTAAACCATGTTTGTGATTCTactcaaatttaaaaaaagatgtgTAGGTCTTTCCaccaatatatatagttttcttctGTGACAAAAGCAGTTGTTAAAGGAGGTtgaattatatgtaaaataattaagtttcagagaaaaatgaaataaaaatcatgGTTATCAAAGATTTGAATTTTGTGATAAACTTATCTTCTTTTACTATTTGTGTGTTACTTCAAATAAGCAAATGGTTCTCCTCAGCACAAGTTTCCTAGCATTAGCAGCCTTTGTTATACTTTCagcttatatataaataaaatgtatattctgACTTCATGCCTGTTATATTTCTATGCATATTATATGGATTTTTTGCagcaaataattatgttttttgttcattttttctaGTCTGCCTTGgatattaatataaatcagtcaattcaaaatgttatattttgaagtGGCAGAATTGTTGGTTTGTGGTGTTAACTACACTGTTAATACAAGGATAAACCTTTTTAAACACTTCATTTTCTATTTGATACTTTGTGTACTACACTATTTTCACTTGAAGAAGACAAGTGAAgttacagaaattaatatttataaactgtataagtATGTACTggtaacagtttttgtttattcaaaactttttacacttaaatttgACATTTAAAATCCAGCATCTGCTTAAGATTGAAACTAATTTAAGgtgaatttttataaatttgatttaattatcattttttttattttgttaaatgtctCCCAATGGCAGATTTTGAAACTTGTGATTGGGCAAGAGCACAGATCACCCATTTTGTACCATTGAGCTTAAACTAtaaggtcatcccataagtaatgttgaaaaattttaatacagaaagtgcataatcatttctgtctttgtaaaaggctttaatcactaaaatatatagtgggatgtgtataaaaatgttaagacaaataaaagaaactaacccaacttcactttttcagatcattaatcaaataaacccttatgaagatggatgtgtctgaggagcacattaggcatataatgattTATCACATCTGcaaaacttccacattctccttattcttcagaccttgTCCCAACTGATTATCatcaaagtttgcagaactatcttgatggaaaagaacttggaacatgTGAAGATGTTAAAACTATCCTCTCTATATTCCTTTTTTGTCtttcaaaccccaagaattttatagaagtggcattcagaagcttgtgaatcattggagGAAGTgattaatagtaatgaaacatagaatattt from Tachypleus tridentatus isolate NWPU-2018 chromosome 1, ASM421037v1, whole genome shotgun sequence harbors:
- the Tbcc gene encoding tubulin-binding cofactor C, with translation MAETKFDQLTDRLQKREDTRLAEQEKRKAEREWTTAAKEQNDFYNSNFTQMKRDVYKKLDECQSADKSEALNILETISRDYQKLEKLLAESTMFLPSYDIRVAQETLKNIQEAIQEAENKFLPKKKFAFKNKRKAAVGKDIIDSLIKSNVRQERKFDINDCGFKKLSNMNLEMNQNEVNKKEVGLNSLENCTVHIYGTPSTVHAIGLRGCTVLIGPVSTSMFIENCVDCIFAIACQQLRVHTTSRVTFYLHVTSRAIIEDSTELKFAPYSWDYKELDEHFELAGLNKTQNNWNMVDDFNWLALDVPSPNWSILKEDMRVTSW